The following are from one region of the Sebaldella sp. S0638 genome:
- a CDS encoding LuxR C-terminal-related transcriptional regulator — MKLSKREEETENLLKQGLTQRQIAYKLKITRRTVREYIKRINQKKNQKVGDKGIEKNSN, encoded by the coding sequence ATGAAATTAAGTAAACGGGAAGAGGAGACAGAAAATTTATTGAAGCAGGGCCTTACTCAAAGGCAGATAGCATATAAATTAAAGATAACCAGAAGAACAGTGAGGGAATATATTAAACGAATAAATCAAAAGAAAAATCAAAAAGTGGGCGACAAAGGTATTGAAAAAAATAGTAATTAA